From Tripterygium wilfordii isolate XIE 37 chromosome 13, ASM1340144v1, whole genome shotgun sequence, the proteins below share one genomic window:
- the LOC120013830 gene encoding transcription repressor OFP13: MVKLPFLSKAWPSCNQPRTLSFRDNNNMFKAIYSDTPTTTTQDYSILSTNSSESASFSTLTSEDSGGDCSIETVIQGLRSKRLFFEPGESNSILEESKSGGFPFKESLVMAMESQDPFVDFRKSMEEMVEAHGVKDWEGLEELFCWYLRVNEKSNHGYIAAAFIDLLVSLSIHDFSSTCNNAIHVVSSPSSPLSFCTSSCDGDSSSLTPCISSVEEGESSENKEKDDDDASS, translated from the coding sequence ATGGTCAAGCTCCCATTCCTCTCCAAGGCATGGCCTTCTTGCAACCAACCAAGAACTCTCTCTTTTCGAGACAACAACAACATGTTCAAGGCCATTTATTCGGACACTCCTACTACTACTACTCAAGATTATTCAATATTGTCCACAAATTCCTCGGAATCAGCTAGTTTTTCGACATTAACGTCGGAAGATTCGGGAGGGGATTGTTCAATAGAGACAGTGATTCAAGGTTTAAGGTCAAAGAGGCTCTTCTTTGAGCCAGGTGAGAGTAATTCAATACTAGAAGAGTCAAAATCAGGTGGGTTTCCATTTAAAGAGAGTTTGGTGATGGCCATGGAGTCACAAGACCCTTTTGTggattttaggaaatcaatggAGGAGATGGTGGAGGCTCATGGTGTGAAGGATTGGGAAGGTCTTGAAGAGCTTTTTTGTTGGTATTTGAGAGTGAATGAGAAGAGTAATCATGGTTATATTGCTGCTGCTTTTATTGATCTACTTGTTTCACTCTCTATTCATGATTTCTCTTCTACTTGTAATAATGCTATTCATGTTGtttcctctccttcttctccaTTGTCGTTTTGTACTTCTTCTTGTGATGgtgattcttcttctttaacTCCTTGTATTTCTTCTGTGGAAGAAGGAGAGAGTAGTGAGAACAAAGagaaagatgatgatgatgcttcatcttaa